The Salvelinus namaycush isolate Seneca chromosome 26, SaNama_1.0, whole genome shotgun sequence genomic sequence TACCCCGGTGGGAGGAGTTTGAACAGGGTGAGAAGTGATTGCACCTGGCTCCCTGGTGAGAGCCAGGTGCCCGGCTCTGGCCGACGGCGAAGTCATCTCAAAACAAATGTGACGTAAACAAACATGTGGAGGGAGGAGGATTCTGTGTActcacatgcaaaagtgattgcttttggTAAAGACGTTTTATCTGCCTTCTCAATGAAAACGAGTTCAATTCTTACATTTATTTTAGGAAAatatatgtaaactcagcaaaaaaagataactgtctttcaaagataattagtaaaaatccaaataacttcacagatcttcattgtaaaagggtttaaacactgtttcccatgcttgttcaatgaaccataaattattaatgaacatgcacctctggaactgtcgttaagacactaacagcttacagacggtaggcaattaaggtcacagttatgaaaacttaggacaccaaagaggccttctactgactctgaaaaacaccaaaagaaagatgcccagggtccctgctcatctgtgtgaacgtgccttaggcatactgcaatgtggccagggcaataaattgaaatgtccgtactgtgagatgcctaagacagcgctacagggagacaggacggacagctgatcgtcctcatagtggcagaccacgtgtaacaacacctgcacaggatcggtacatccaaacatcacacctgcgggacaggtacaggatggcaacaacaactgccgagttacaccaggaacacacaatccctccatcagtggtcagactgtccacaataggctgagagaggctggactgagggcttgtaggcctgttgtaaggcaggtcctcaccagacatcaccggcaacaacgtcgcctatgggcacaaacccaccgttgctggaccagacaggactggcaaaacgtgctcttcactgacgagttgcgttGTTTtctcaccgggggtgatggtcggattcgcgtttatcgtcgaaggaatgagcattacaccgaggtctgtactctggagcgggatcaatttggaggtggagggtccgtcatggtctgggccggtgtgtcacagcatcattggactgagcttgttgtcattgcaggcaatcgcaacgctgtgcgttacagggaagacatcctcctccctcatgtggtacccttcctgcaggctcatcctgacatgaccctccagcatgaccatgccaccagccatactgctcgttctgtgcgtgatttcctgcaagaaaggaatgtcagtgttctgccatggccagcgacgagcccggatctcaatcccattgagcacatctgggacctgttggatcggagggtgagggctagaaatgtcagggaacttgcaggtgccttggtggaagagtggggtaacatcgcacagcaagaactggcaaatctggtgcagtccatgaggaggagatgcactgcagtacttaatgcagctagtggccacaccagatactgactgttacttttgacccccccccccccccccccactttgttcagggacacattattacatttctgttagtcacatgtcttatggaacttgttcagtttgtctcagttgttgaatcttatgttcatacaaatatttacacatgttaagtttgctgaaaaataaacgcagttgacagtgagaggatgtttctttttttgctgagtttgtttatcaaaattatcctatttacactagtcaattttgacactagaataaatgtttgacTCGTATCGATGCCACATGCCACACGTTTTCAAAGGGATTAGttggtttttaggggcagtcgctcTTTAAAATCAACGCACACAGCCCCTCAACATGTCTGTCTAATCCTTCTCCACACCCCTCTTTCACCGTGACTGAATACAAGAACAAACTCATCATTAGAGGAACATCCTGTTATGAGAACATCCCTTTGGatgatgatgttttcatctgtgaTGTCTTGTTCCTCCTAGATCATCGACAGCATCATTGAGGAGAGCCAGAAGGGAATTGTGGCGGAGGAGGCTCtgctggtgggagagagggatgttGAGACAAGGGCGGAGTCACAGGTGAAGAAGGAGAATAAGGCCCCTGTAGAACCAGAGCATCCTGCTGTGGAACCTCAGCCTGTGGTTGAGAGATCAAAGCAGCCTCAGGAACAGCAGGGAGCGTGTTCCATGGTTCTCCCAGACATCCCCGGCCCGTCGGTTGGGTCACAGGAGCACGTCCAGCCCCCAGACATCACCAGCACCCTGGGTCAGGGCCAGAGTCAACCAGACCTCCCGCCGGACCTCCCTGACCTACCCCGGGTGTCTGCAGAGGACAGGGAGCAGAGACCTGCAGACATCCTAGACCAGGTCTGTGAGGGGGACAAGAAGCCAGGTGACTCCACCGACCCTGGGCCTTCTAAACCCCCACGGCAGTTCACTGTAGAGCCCGACATTGTAGCCAGCACCAAGAAGCCTCCGCCCTCACGCCCCCCTCCTCCCAGCGGAGCTCCTCCTCCACGACCACCTCCCCCATCCCGACCTGCTCTACCCCTCAGCAAGAAGTCCCAGGAGTGTATGAggcccacaggactggatggtAAATAACGCTGTACTTGTTTCTCCACACACCCAATTGTATAAGGTCAATAGACTGAATGCTGATATGCATGTCAATTAAAAATGTTCCTACAGGGAATGTTCCTACAGTTCTGTCCCCACACCTACTACTTATAATTTATATTAAAATTAAGGTTGTAGGTAATTTAATTGTTTAACCATGGAGACAAGGTTACTGTGTTGACCTTTGACCCTGCATGTCTGCTGTGTGATTGGCCTTTGTGTGCAGCGGAGCCAGAGGAGCCGTGTGGCCTGGTGTCTCCCAGCAGCACAGTGAGAGGCATCACCAAGGATCTGCAGCACTCTCTGGACTTGGCCAGCGCCACCAGCGGGGACAAGGTGGTCACAGCACAGGTCAGTTGGTAATTGTTTCCCATGCGTTCCATTGGCACAGCACACAGGTCCACTAATTGTTGCCCaagaagtacagtgcattcgggaagtattcagaccacttccctttttcacattttgttacattacagcctcattctaaaatgtattacgtcctattttttcctcatcaatctacacacactactacataataacaaagaaaaaacaggtttttagtatttttctgctaatttattaaaaatacaataccttatttacataagtgttcagaccctttgctatgagactcgaaatttatcTCAGGTTTCCCTTTCCAtttatcctgtttccattgatcatccttgagctgtttctacaacttgattagagtccacctgtggtaaattcaattgattggacatgatttggaaaggcacacacctgtctatataaaggtcccgcagttgacagtgcatgtcagagcaaaaaccaagccatgaggtcgaaggaattgtccgaagagctccgagacaggattgtgttgaggcacagatctggggaagggtaccaaaaaatgtctgcagcattgaaggtccccaagaacacagtggtctctatcattcttaaatggaagaggtttggagccaccaagactcttcctagagctggccgcccggccaaactgagcaatcgggggagaagggccttggtcagggaggtgaccaagaacccgatggtcagtctgacagagcctcaaagtggagatgggagaaccttctagaaggacaacctgaatgtccttgagtagcccgcacttgaacctgatctaacatctctggagagacctgaaaatagctgtgctgcgacactcgccatccaacctgaccgagcttgagaagatctgcagggaagaatgggagaagttccccaaatacaggtgtgccaagcttgtaccgtcatgcccaagaaaactcgaggctgtaatcgctgccaaaggtgcttcaacaaagtactgcgtaaagagtctgaatacttatgtaaatgtaatatttcagtttattatttttaatacatttgcaaaaatgtctaaacctgtttttgctttgtcattattgggtattgtgtgtagattgatgaggggggaaaaaacaatcaattttagaataaggctgtaacgtaacaaaatgtggaaagggggaggtggtctgaatactttccgaatgcactgtatatattcttCTGCACCTGGTGAACACTTTGTCCTGACGAAGACCCAGTCCTTTTCGGATTAAACACTTTAAGAGCGGCATACCAGTGTGTGGATTTTAGTTCTATGTTGTCCTCTTTCAACAGCCTTTAACAATTTTGAATACCTGTTAGTTAACACCTGTGTGTGTTCCCACAGGAGAATGAGGATGAGCAGGCATCCGGTCCCATTGATGACTCTCTAGGTCCTCAGCGCCCACGCTCCAACTCTGGCAGAGAGCTGACTGATGAGGTACGTATCGTCGTCTCTGTCTTCCATTCATCCAGCCTTCAGCTTCTTTTGTACAGGTTTGCTTCTGTCTACGCATACctttttgagtgtgtgtttccaaTTCATTGATTGGGTGTGCTGTCTCTGTAATAGGAGATCCTGGCGAGTGTGATGATCAAGAATCTGGACACTGGGGAGGAGATCCCTCTGATCCAGGCAGAGGAGAAGCTTCCTACAGGGATCAACCCACTCACATTACACATCATGAGGAGGACCAAGGAGTACATCACGTAAGAACTGCTCTCCTATTACCTCAACTATTCTAATATCTCATGGGCTCACACCAATCCCTGGTATACGGTTAAAAAACATACAGCTATATAATCATTCCCCTGTGCTAACAGATTGCTTTGGTAAGGAGCACTCGCATGCAGCAATACAGAAGAAGATACCACCGTTTGTTCCTTTTTTCCTGTCAGGAATGACGCCGCACAGTCCGATGATGATGACAGAGGCCAGGCTCCGCTGACTGACACAGACGGAGGGAAGCTGAAACAGAAAACGTAAGACTTGGAACAGTGCCCTGCCTTTTGCTGTGGTTACAGTCTTTTCTCTCTGCTGCTGTGACAGAGCCTGTGATAAAGTTCATGGAGTTTTATGTCTCCTCTGTCTTCACTCCCCTAGCACTCGGCTGAAGAAGTTCCTGGGCAAGTCTGTGAAGAGGGCCAAGCATCTGGCTGAGGAGTATGGGGAGAAGGCCGTCAACAAGGTGAAGAGTGTCCGTGATGAAGGTATGCCAAACCCCACCCCAATCACATGCCTGCTTGTTTTCATGATGGACATATTTGTATTTGCTCTTCATCAGTTGGTCAGTAGTTTTGCTGCTGTTTAGTCTCACGGCGTGGTTGTTGTCTCAGTTTTCCATAACGACCAGGATGACCCGTCGTCCAGTGACGATGAGGGGATGCCCTACACCCGGCCTGTCAAGTTCAAGGCAGCCCACAGCTTCAAGGGCCCCTTCGACTTTGATCAGGTTAAGGTGGTCCAGGACCTGAGCGGAGAGCACATGGTAAGATTGTGTGTTAATGTGTCAGTGCTTTCATTCCATTAAACAATTGACTACTGCCATGACTGAAGCATATGTTACCATGAATGTAGATGTAAAATGTGAGTATATGTATATTTTGCCAAATCCTTGTTCTGTGGTTCCTTCAGGGTGCAGTGTGGACCATGAAGTTCTCTCACTGCGGGAGGCTGTTGGCGACAGCAGGCCAGGACAACGTGGTGCGAATCTGGGTTCTGAAAAATTCCTTTGACTACTTCAACAACATGAGGGCAAAGTACAACACTGAAGGTAGGTAGACCGTgagtagtttagtttctctctctaccacacctttGGAAAATGTAAGGCTTGTTTGGTGGGTTTCTCATGGTTCCTCCCTTTATGTTGTCAACCAGGTCgtgtgtctccctctccctctcaggaAAGCCTGTGTTCCTCCAAATCAGACACGGACGGTGGGGTGAGTAAGGTTAGGACCCGTCTGTGATATAATCAGATGCATGGTTTATTTGTGTTAACTCAAACCACTAAAGGAGGAAGTAATAGCTCAATCACACCCAGTTGTCTAGAAGGTCTAACTTAACCAGTGTTACCATTCAGACCTCAGCACCAGTCTGACAGACAACAGTGTCTTCTGTTCCCAGATGAGCAGTGTTCCTGAAGACCCTGAGGACAAGAATCTCCCCTTCCGCCAAGTCCCGTTCTGCAAGTACAAGGGTCATACAGCTGACCTGCTTGACCTGTCCTGGTCAAAGGTGATACTCCAAATCCCTTTCCTCCTTTAAAAAAAGCAACACTCCCAAATGACTGTACACTGTGTCCTAATATTCCTTGTGTTCTTTGTATCCAGAACTACTTCCTGCTTTCCTCGTCGATGGATAAGACCGTCCGACTGTGGCACATATCCAGGAGAGAGTGTCTATGCTGCTTTCAGCATATTGACTTTGTCACAGCCATCGCTTTCCATCCCAGAGTAAGTGGgcctctgtgagcttgtgtgcctTTGTTAGTGCGTGTTTAGGTTTAAGTATGGACCTTTTTAAGTGCAGAGTGAGTTGGCTATATTTGTGTTCTGACTCTGATAGCCAGACTAATTATCTGTTATTTCTCCTAGGATGACAGGTACTTTCTGAGTGGCTCTCTGGATGGGAAACTGCGTCTGTGGAACATCCCAGACAAGAAGGTGGCTCTGTGGAACGAGGTGGATGGACAAACACGCCTCATCACTGCTGCCAACTTCTGCCAGAACGGGAAGTACGCTGTCATTGGCACCTACGATGGCCGCTGCATCTTCTACGACACAGAGGTACGGTGGAGGGAGAATTATACACTGTTCCTCAAGTTTGAAGAATCATTATTTCAGGCAATGTTTGATGATTCTTTGAGCATTACAATGGCTGAACATAATTATGAAAATGAGGAACACAGGAAATGGTTCACCATTTCTAAGTTGGTTCTTTTTTCAGCGCCTTAAATACCACACCCAGATCCATGTACGGTCAACCAGAGGCAGGAACCGAGTGGGACGGAAAATCACAGGCATCGAGCCTCTGCCTGGAGAGAACAAGGTATAGCCATGCTCTGATGAACTTTCCATAGACATGCCTCTCTGGAGATGACCTACTAGTGACCAATGTTCCCACTAAGCTGCACGCATTTGTGGGCGTGCAGCTCCCCGGGACTGCcgcgcagaagaaatatcagcccacgCAGAGAAACacaagattgaacttcactcaactttctctAGTTTTCCTCCTTAGTTAACACTATTAacatttccctttactgtgggaattgtgatcaaATCAACGCATTATTatccactttcaatgcaacataccaaaactaactatgcaagagattttgttgtaggtaGGCAGAATGCATCGGAGTAGTATTCCATTTTATTGACACGCACGACTCAGCCCATACTCTGGTCATGCCGCAGCGGTCTGTgtaatcagagctgcagtaggcctatatgcaaatagacaaTTGTCATATAaagttcattcggaaagtattcagaccccttcacttttccacattttgttacgttacagctgtattctaaaatttattaaataaattaaaatcctcaatctacacacaataccccataatgacaaagcaaatttgTCTAAAAATGGCTAtacacctgtttttgctttgtcattatgggggggtgggggggtggtgtgttatatttttaccttaactaggcaagtcagttaagaacaaattcgaatttacaatgactgccaaaccttaacccggatgacgctgggccaattgtgcaccgccctatgggactctcaatcacgcccggttgtgataaagcctggaatcaaaccagggtctgtagtgactcctctagcgctgatgcagtaccttagaccactgcgccactcgggagccccttgatgaggggggaaaaaatgattaaatccatttcagaataaggctgtaacgtaacaaaatgtggaaaaagtcaaggggtctgaatacgttccaaatgcactgtatggatctgtgccattcactttgaactggactatgTCCAGGgtgagcggtcgtgagtagatgcgcttgttctgagatcaaagcaagagctgcatgtagccgcGTGTGcacatatcctttgctagttagtgagttattagcccattTTATAGATCATTTGGGGGAGTGATTGCAATGGGGGTGTGATTGCTTCCTATAAGAGCACAAaactagacatctttgaaaagtgagtcaggtaaagagcttttttttgtcctaatggggcagtgttgtattttgagacaggcttgaataagctaagtagccaataggcagagggtagtatcatttgtctgattctctgtaataataataatgcattttattttgtaaagtggtttcttgcatcaaacacattttcagtcacctccttgtctgacgGACAAGTGGAAAACAGgttgtcaagccctgcatgtttttttccaaaaagtctcatggaatgtaggccaacattgaacaccacacaaaGGCTGCTACAGTAGGACAAGTGGAAAACAGgttgtcaagccctgcatgtttttttccaaaaagtctcatggaatgtaggccaacattgaacaccacacaaaGGCTGCTACAGTAGGCTGAATGATAAACTGCTatcatgttaaaatgttatgggatgcattttctctaTTGTTTTTGACGGTaagccactctggtaggcctacattatgatcaaataaccacagtagcctacttgaccattgtctgaaactgtaacttaaaATTGAGGGTACTTTGCTAGTGACAGTTGTCTGTTAGCTAAGTCTCTTTATTTTGTTATTAGATTCTGGTAACCTCCAATGACTGCAGGATCCGCCTGTATGACCTAAGGGACCTGTCTCTGTCCATGAAGTACAAGGGTTATGTCAACAGCAGTAGTCAGATCAAAGCCAGCTTCAGGTGAGAACAGCTCCACCTCAGTCCGCCATGTTCAATGTTGCCGGTCAACAAATCATGAGGAACTGCTACGCTCTTTATTTTCCAGCCATGACTATTCGTTCATTGTGAGTGGCTCAGAAGACAAGTACGTGTACATCTGGAGCACCTACCATGATCTGAGCAAGTTTACCTCCGTACGACGAGACCGCAATGACTTCTGGGAGGGAATTAAAGGTacctagatactgtagtggtgcTCAGGTCTTTACTGTTGGTAACATGAAAGTTTGGGTGTAGTGTCCCTCCGCTAATTCTAGTCTCTTGTCTTTCAGCCCACAATGCAGTAGTGACATCGGCCATTTTCGCCCCCCATCCTAACCTGATCGTCCCCCAGGAGGCGGGGGCAGAGAAAGCGGGGGCTGGGGCCGATGCGGAGTGTAAGAGCGTGGACTCCACTGATTCCGAGACCATTCCCTCAGGTACAGCATGCCGGTTTCTGTATGCTTAAAGACTGAGGGATTACCATAAACTGATAGATATATGGTTTGTGTTGAGTGGATAGTAAAACACTTTTGTATACTTTCAATGCTTAACATGGTATTTCTTTTCCACAGGGGCTCTGAAGGCCGATCATACAGAGGTTCTGCTCTCTGCTGACTTCACCGGCGCCATTAAAGTTTTCATCAATGTAAAAAAATACTGAGCACTTCTGCCTTAAAGGCTTCACCCTGAACTCTTGTCAGTGTGCCAGTGTACAGTCCTACCATGGAGGCAGAGCAACACGCGGCCCTGCCAATGCTTCTAAAACTGGACAATTTCCTACTGGTGAGTGCTCCGGGAGGGAGGAGTTACCCTCCGGAGAACAGGGACCCTAAAGTAGAGGATGATGATGGGAAGGTGGCTCACAGATGTCCTGTCACAAAGAACAAGTGCGCTGTGTTTTAAAGTAAAGCAGGTTTGTGAGACTGGATCAGAATTTGGTTAAACAAGTGCAGTGTGGATGGTTATGACACTAATGTACATTTTGTCAGTTTTAACAGGCACTGTCTTACTCTGAACTTCACTGCTTTTCTAGTACCCTCTCCTCCTTGCCAGGAATGTCAGTCTTAAAATTAAAACCAACTCCAATCAATTCGGGTACATCTGTGTCTTATGTTATGAAAAATAAAATGGAACCACTTTTTAAGGATAATGATTTTCATTTATAAAGTGCTCTTCTATTTTTTTCCATGGAGATGAGATTAGTTTCCAATGCTGTTTAGAAAGGCTAAATGACATGACGTGGTACCCTCAGCTAATCCATTCCCCATCCTGGAGCATGGATGACAACACAGACACATTGCCAAGAGTGATTTATTGTGTCAGGAACTAGTCGCAATCTGAATGGGGTTTAAAAACAACCTGACGGGAAAACAGAACTGTACAAACAATGTTCATCTTACAAAAAAATTGCCAAATCTTCACTGCAGAGGGAAACAGCTGTCAGTTGGTCTGCAGAGGCAGTTCAGAGGCATTGTGGGAAAGAAGCGTGTGGCGGAGCAGGGCAGTCCATGAAAGCCGCCTGGCTGCTTCAGGGGGAGAGGCATAGGCCTCAGGATCAGTGTTTGCTCTTCTTAGTCTTTTTGTGGGAGCGGTGTGGCGACCGGGAGCTAGACCTCCATGTCTTCCTGACTGGCGAGGGCGACCGGGACCGCTTGGACTTCTTGGGAGACTTTGACTTGATTCTGTTGGAAGGGTGGGATAGGGGTGAGTCAGCACAAATATAGAATTCTGAACACAAATTAAATGGAACAATGGTTTCACATAGGCCTTACTTTGCAGGAGAATGTCCTCTGTATTTGTGTGTccgctcctctgtgtctctactccgTCCCCTGTCCCGGTCTTGACTCCTTTTACTCTTCTCCTTGTCCCGTCCTTTACTGGTCTCCTCCGCCTTGTCTCTCCGCTCATCCTTCTTTGATCGCTCTTTTGATTTCGGAatggatctctctctcttctccttgtcATCCTTATCAAACTCCTGAGGTAAACAGAACATGTGGAGCCATTGCAACCGGTGAAGTTTTCTTTTAAAGTCACATTTAAACCTGCAACTTCATGGTATCTGGACAGTTTCCCTTACTGCTGGGCTTATGAAAAAGTACACTAGAAACCCACCTCTTGCAACAGCTTGTTCCTGTAGTGCGCCACCTGTTTCTGCATGTTTAACCCTGACTTCCTGGGCTTCTTCCCAGACTCCAGCTCATCCTGGAACTTCATCACCTTCACCTGCAGCAGAGACACATTGCGTAAATATAagatacatacattcatactgtTTGGACAGTGGGTCCAATTGTTGCATAAATTAATGGAAATCAAAAACTGCCAAGCGTAATTGGGTTTTAccttcagacccctttactttttccacattttgttacagcctgaatttaaaaatgataattttgtttttttgttacaAATTAATGagaagctgaaa encodes the following:
- the LOC120021383 gene encoding WD repeat-containing protein 44-like isoform X2, producing the protein MASDSDTEEFYDAAEDVHFTPPPKLTPTQFVLPTPQGVVESSPEDVAVGLATLEARQDDPIQIIDSIIEESQKGIVAEEALLVGERDVETRAESQVKKENKAPVEPEHPAVEPQPVVERSKQPQEQQGACSMVLPDIPGPSVGSQEHVQPPDITSTLGQGQSQPDLPPDLPDLPRVSAEDREQRPADILDQVCEGDKKPGDSTDPGPSKPPRQFTVEPDIVASTKKPPPSRPPPPSGAPPPRPPPPSRPALPLSKKSQECMRPTGLDAEPEEPCGLVSPSSTVRGITKDLQHSLDLASATSGDKVVTAQENEDEQASGPIDDSLGPQRPRSNSGRELTDEEILASVMIKNLDTGEEIPLIQAEEKLPTGINPLTLHIMRRTKEYITNDAAQSDDDDRGQAPLTDTDGGKLKQKTTRLKKFLGKSVKRAKHLAEEYGEKAVNKVKSVRDEVFHNDQDDPSSSDDEGMPYTRPVKFKAAHSFKGPFDFDQVKVVQDLSGEHMGAVWTMKFSHCGRLLATAGQDNVVRIWVLKNSFDYFNNMRAKYNTEGRVSPSPSQESLCSSKSDTDGGMSSVPEDPEDKNLPFRQVPFCKYKGHTADLLDLSWSKNYFLLSSSMDKTVRLWHISRRECLCCFQHIDFVTAIAFHPRDDRYFLSGSLDGKLRLWNIPDKKVALWNEVDGQTRLITAANFCQNGKYAVIGTYDGRCIFYDTERLKYHTQIHVRSTRGRNRVGRKITGIEPLPGENKILVTSNDCRIRLYDLRDLSLSMKYKGYVNSSSQIKASFSHDYSFIVSGSEDKYVYIWSTYHDLSKFTSVRRDRNDFWEGIKAHNAVVTSAIFAPHPNLIVPQEAGAEKAGAGADAECKSVDSTDSETIPSGALKADHTEVLLSADFTGAIKVFINVKKY
- the LOC120021383 gene encoding WD repeat-containing protein 44-like isoform X1, with the protein product MASDSDTEEFYDAAEDVHFTPPPKLTPTQFVLPTPQGVVESSPEDVAVGLATLEARQDDPIQIIDSIIEESQKGIVAEEALLVGERDVETRAESQVKKENKAPVEPEHPAVEPQPVVERSKQPQEQQGACSMVLPDIPGPSVGSQEHVQPPDITSTLGQGQSQPDLPPDLPDLPRVSAEDREQRPADILDQVCEGDKKPGDSTDPGPSKPPRQFTVEPDIVASTKKPPPSRPPPPSGAPPPRPPPPSRPALPLSKKSQECMRPTGLDAEPEEPCGLVSPSSTVRGITKDLQHSLDLASATSGDKVVTAQENEDEQASGPIDDSLGPQRPRSNSGRELTDEEILASVMIKNLDTGEEIPLIQAEEKLPTGINPLTLHIMRRTKEYITNDAAQSDDDDRGQAPLTDTDGGKLKQKTTRLKKFLGKSVKRAKHLAEEYGEKAVNKVKSVRDEVFHNDQDDPSSSDDEGMPYTRPVKFKAAHSFKGPFDFDQVKVVQDLSGEHMGAVWTMKFSHCGRLLATAGQDNVVRIWVLKNSFDYFNNMRAKYNTEGRVSPSPSQESLCSSKSDTDGGVSKMSSVPEDPEDKNLPFRQVPFCKYKGHTADLLDLSWSKNYFLLSSSMDKTVRLWHISRRECLCCFQHIDFVTAIAFHPRDDRYFLSGSLDGKLRLWNIPDKKVALWNEVDGQTRLITAANFCQNGKYAVIGTYDGRCIFYDTERLKYHTQIHVRSTRGRNRVGRKITGIEPLPGENKILVTSNDCRIRLYDLRDLSLSMKYKGYVNSSSQIKASFSHDYSFIVSGSEDKYVYIWSTYHDLSKFTSVRRDRNDFWEGIKAHNAVVTSAIFAPHPNLIVPQEAGAEKAGAGADAECKSVDSTDSETIPSGALKADHTEVLLSADFTGAIKVFINVKKY